The segment TGTAGGACTCGGGAATACTCTTCACGGTCGAGGTCGATTCCGGTCAACTCAGCAAAGCGCCGGTTGAACACCTCACGATTCGTGAGACCGGGGTGTGGTTCGACCGTCGCCGAAGTCCCGGCCAGAACAGCACGAAGTCCACTGGCGGGGTCCGCGTCTGCGGGCAGAAGCGACGCGATCACCGGGCCCAGAGCGGCGAAGTAGTCGTCAAGGAAGGCCTCGATATCGATGTCGAGGAGGGTTCCGTCGAGATCGAAGAGGACACCTTTGATCACAGGACACCACTTTCAGCAGCGGGAACGGACGCCACGAATCGTAGCATCCTGCGAATGCGGGTCAGGGTACGAGTTCCTGAAGAACCCTTGACTTGAGATATACCACGTGGGGTATGCTCGGGTCGCAAATGCAATACCCCTTGGGGCATATGCCGGTCGATAGGGAAGAAGGCGAATCGAAGAATGTCCGAAGTGAGCACGCGAGTATCTGAGGCTCTTGAGGCGGTCTGTGGCGCCGATAGGGTCAGGACGGACCGACGCGAACGGAAGATGTACTCGTTTGATATCGGAGCCATGCCATCACTCGTGAAACCCTTCATGCCGGCGGGAATCGCGGGGGCGGTTGTGCGGCCCAAGGATGAACAGACCATCGTCGAGCTGGTGAAGCTTGCACGATCCGAGGGCTTGGAGCTCGTCCCTCGTGCGTGGGCAACGAGTGGCTACGGCGGCGTGCTGCCGCCCAAGGGAGCGGTCGTCGTCGACATCTCGGGATTCACCAAGGTGCTCAAGGTGGATCGCGAAGGCCTCACCGTCCGCGTGCAGGCCGGTGCTATCTGGCAGGAAGTCGACCGCGAGATCGGATATCAGGGTCTCGCGCTGCGCCTCTACCCATCGTCGTATCCGAGCTCATCGGTGGGCGGGTGGCTTGCCCAGGGAGGCAGCGGATTCGGAAGCTTTGAGTACGGGCAGTTCAAGGAGAACGTCGTATCAGCCCGAGTCGTTTCGCCCACGGGCGAGGTCAGCGAGTTCTCCGGCGAGCGGCTCCTGCAGTTGGTTGCCGACGCCGAGGGCATCACCGGCATCATCACCGAAGTCGAGTTCCGGGTGCGTGCGCTCGAGGCGGAGGTGCACAGGCTCATCGCATTCAAGTCGGCCGGGCAGCTTGGAGCCGCGCTTGCCGACATCTCGAAGCAGTCGGTGCCGATCTGGTCGATCACATTCCTGAACCCGGAGTCGACCCGGCTCAAGGCTCAGCTGCCCCACCGACACGGTCACCCGTATGAGATGGCGCACGACCACTACGAGCCCTCGCTTCCGCAGGAGTTCCTCGCCGTCATCGCATACCCTGAATCCCGCCGTGGGGCCATTGACAGTGCGCTCGCCGCTATCGCCTCGGCACACGGAGGCACTGAGCTCGATGCGCTGGCCGCAGAGCACGAGTGGGAGCAGCGTTTTGCGCCGATGCGCCTGAAGCGAATCGGACCGTCGATCGTCCCGACCGAAGTCATCGTTCCGCTCTCCGAGCTGGCTGCTGTGCTTGGAGATATCGACAAGAAGATCAATCAGCCGTTCATCCTCGAAGGCATGGTCGCCAAGGGTGACCACGTCGTCTTGCTCGGCTTCATCCCGCACGACGAGCGCACGTTCGCCTTCAACCTCGCATTCGCCCTGTCGCTCTCGGTCATCAAGATCGCCAAGCAGCACGGCGGCGCCGCCTACTCGACGGGACTGTACTTCCGACGCGAGGCAGACAGTGTGCTCGGCGCTGAGAAGGTTGCGGCACTCAAGGCATACAAGCAGCAGATCGATCCGGCGGGAACCATGAACCCGGGCAAAGTGCTGGGCTCCGGGCTCGTCGACGTGATCATGGGCGGTGCGACGATGTTCGAGTCGATCGTTCGCCCGATGGCCAATGCCGCAAAGCCGCCTTCGGGCCCTGGCGATCTCACGCGCGACATCAACGGCATCCCGGGGGACGTAGCGTTCATGGCGTATGCCTGCGCGCGGTGCGGCTACTGCGTGCCGACGTGCGAGCAGTACTCGGGCCGCGGCTGGGAGTCGCAGTCACCGCGAGGCAAGTACGCCTACATCCGCGAAGTGCTTGCGGGGCGAGAGACGTGGGATCGCAAGGCCATCGACACGATGCTCGTGTGCACCACGTGCGAGGTCTGCAACACGCGCTGTCAGCTGCAACTTCCCATCGAGCACAACTGGATGGAGATGCGCGGAAAGCTCATCCATGAGGAGAAGCTCGGCACGTTCCCGCCGTTCGAGATGATGGCAGCATCGCTACGAGGCGAAAACGACATCTGGGCCGGCAAGCGCGAGAACCGCGCGAACTGGGTGCCAGAGGACATGAAGCCCAAGCTCGCCGACAAGGGCCCGGTCATGTACTTCGCCGGCTGTACCGCGAGCTACGTCGAGACCGACGTCGCCGAGGCGTCGGTGCGTCTGCTCACGGACGCAGGCTACGAGGTCTGCTACATGGGCGAGGACGAGGCGTGTTGCGGCATACCGATGAAGGTCGCCGGCAAGTGGGACCTGTTCGAGGAGATTTGCGAGCACAACACGTCGGAGGCCCGCAAGCGTGGCGTCAAGACCGTAGTGACGTCCTGCCCTGCCTGCGCTTTGGTCTGGAAGGAACTGTACGCAGGCATCGCGGCCGACCGGGGCGAGGAGTACGACTTCGAGATCAAGCACTACTCGGAGCTGATCGCGCCGGCGTTGGCCGACGGGCGTCTTGAGCTGAAGAACCCCATTGAGGGCAAGATCACCTTCCACGACTCGTGTCATGCCGGACGAGCTCAAGGCATTTACGAACCGCCGCGCGACATGCTCAAGGCCATCCCGGGTGTCGATTTCGTCGAGATGGAGCACAACCGTGAGGAAGGCATGTGCTGCGGTAGCGTGCTGACTCTGGTCGGTGAGGCGCCCGTCGCCCCGATTCTGGGCGGCCACCGTCTCCAGGAGGCTGTCGACGTGGGTGCCGACACAGTCGTCGCGCTGTGCCCGTGCTGCCAAGTCCAGCTTCGCGACAGCAACATCAAGAACGAGCTCGGTCTCAAGATCGATGACCTTTCGAGGATCGTCGCTCAGGCGGCGGGTTACGAGATCGCCGAGACCACTGAGTACTCCATGTACATGTGGGGCTACTTCGAGAAGTTCATCGCGCTCATGGAGCCGGAGAACATGGCCGAGCTGATGACGGTGATCTTCCCGCAGATGATGGACGCGATGCCCACCGGCATGAAGCCCATGATGCTGTCGATGAAGCACGTGCCCGGCGGTCTGGCGATGATGAGCAAGATGATGCCGCTCATGTTCCCTGCGATGGCGCCGGGCATTCTCGGCAAGGTGATGCCGGACATGGTGGCCGCAGTCCAGGACCACATCGGGCCGATGCCCGAGGACATGGAGGAGCTGATCCCGGATCTGCTTCCCAAGACCATGGACTCACTGATGCCGACCTACCTGCCCCAGCTCATCCCGCACCTGACACCCCGATTTATCGAGTACATCCGCGTCAGCGGCTGAGTCCGAGACGCATGCGCGCATCCTGCAGCCACGGTTCTCCGTGGCTGCAGTGCGCTCTGACTCAGTTCCCCTATAAAGTTGCGGGCGGAAACGCCGATAGAGAGGTCATGAACGCCACACCTACACGAGAGCAGGTCATGGGTCGGCTCGCTTC is part of the Coriobacteriia bacterium genome and harbors:
- a CDS encoding FAD-binding oxidoreductase, which gives rise to MSEVSTRVSEALEAVCGADRVRTDRRERKMYSFDIGAMPSLVKPFMPAGIAGAVVRPKDEQTIVELVKLARSEGLELVPRAWATSGYGGVLPPKGAVVVDISGFTKVLKVDREGLTVRVQAGAIWQEVDREIGYQGLALRLYPSSYPSSSVGGWLAQGGSGFGSFEYGQFKENVVSARVVSPTGEVSEFSGERLLQLVADAEGITGIITEVEFRVRALEAEVHRLIAFKSAGQLGAALADISKQSVPIWSITFLNPESTRLKAQLPHRHGHPYEMAHDHYEPSLPQEFLAVIAYPESRRGAIDSALAAIASAHGGTELDALAAEHEWEQRFAPMRLKRIGPSIVPTEVIVPLSELAAVLGDIDKKINQPFILEGMVAKGDHVVLLGFIPHDERTFAFNLAFALSLSVIKIAKQHGGAAYSTGLYFRREADSVLGAEKVAALKAYKQQIDPAGTMNPGKVLGSGLVDVIMGGATMFESIVRPMANAAKPPSGPGDLTRDINGIPGDVAFMAYACARCGYCVPTCEQYSGRGWESQSPRGKYAYIREVLAGRETWDRKAIDTMLVCTTCEVCNTRCQLQLPIEHNWMEMRGKLIHEEKLGTFPPFEMMAASLRGENDIWAGKRENRANWVPEDMKPKLADKGPVMYFAGCTASYVETDVAEASVRLLTDAGYEVCYMGEDEACCGIPMKVAGKWDLFEEICEHNTSEARKRGVKTVVTSCPACALVWKELYAGIAADRGEEYDFEIKHYSELIAPALADGRLELKNPIEGKITFHDSCHAGRAQGIYEPPRDMLKAIPGVDFVEMEHNREEGMCCGSVLTLVGEAPVAPILGGHRLQEAVDVGADTVVALCPCCQVQLRDSNIKNELGLKIDDLSRIVAQAAGYEIAETTEYSMYMWGYFEKFIALMEPENMAELMTVIFPQMMDAMPTGMKPMMLSMKHVPGGLAMMSKMMPLMFPAMAPGILGKVMPDMVAAVQDHIGPMPEDMEELIPDLLPKTMDSLMPTYLPQLIPHLTPRFIEYIRVSG